One window from the genome of Macaca fascicularis isolate 582-1 chromosome 7, T2T-MFA8v1.1 encodes:
- the LOC123574565 gene encoding olfactory receptor 4K15-like, giving the protein MDKGNYSRVPEFVLLGLCSSWELQYLFFVFFNLLYIAIILGNLLIVFTVISEPALHTPMYIMLSNLSVFDIFLASYATPKMIHDFLHEPKTISFEGCMAQIFLLHVFAGGEMVLLVAMAYDRYVAICKPLHYATIMNLCTCTGLVVGSWVIGVMHSLSQLAFTVNLPFCGPNIVDSYYCDLTLVIKLACTDTYIPEVLMLLDSGLMGATSFFLLLISYTVILITVRRHSSAGMAKARSTLTAHITVVTLFFGPCIFIYAWPFSNLPVDNILSVFSTVFTPILNPLIYTLRNKEVKSAIHKLKTQYVTSRLSSQLSLIRLDLLN; this is encoded by the coding sequence ATGGACAAGGGAAATTATTCTAGGGTGCCGGAGTTTGTTTTGCTGGGACTCTGCAGTTCCTGGGAGCTCCAGTatctcttctttgtgttttttaactTGTTGTACATTGCTATTATACTGGGCAATCTTCTCATTGTTTTTACAGTGATTTCAGAACCTGCCCTGCATACACCCATGTACATCATGCTCAGTAACCTTtctgtttttgatatttttcttgccTCTTATGCAACCCCTAAGATGATCCATGATTTCCTTCATGAACCCAAGACTATCTCCTTTGAGGGCTGCATGGCCCAGATATTCTTGCTCCATGTCTTTGCTGGTGGTGAGATGGTGCTCCTTGTAGCCATGGCCTATGACAGGTATGTAGCCATTTGCAAACCTCTCCATTATGCAACCATCATGAACTTGTGCACATGTACAGGCCTAGTGGTAGGATCTTGGGTCATTGGGGTTATGCACTCCCTGAGCCAGTTAGCTTTCACTGTAAATTTGCCCTTCTGTGGCCCAAACATAGTGGACAGTTATTATTGCGACCTTACTTTGGTCATCAAACTTGCCTGTACAGATACTTATATCCCTGAAGTGTTGATGCTTTTGGACAGTGGTCTTATGGGGGCAAcgtcattttttcttttgctgatcTCCTACACGGTCATTCTGATTACTGTGCGGCGACATTCCTCAGCAGGTATGGCCAAGGCTCGCAGCACTCTGACTGCCCACATTACTGTGGTGACCCTGTTCTTTGGGCCCTGTATCTTCATCTATGCCTGGCCTTTCAGCAACTTACCAGTGGATAACATTCTGTCTGTATTCTCTACAGTTTTCACACCTATATTAAACCCCCTTATTTACACATTGAGAAACAAAGAGGTAAAATCAGCAATTCATAAACTGAAGACCCAGTATGTAACTTCCAGGCTGTCTTCCCAGCTCTCTCTCATAAGACTAGATTTGTTGAATTGA